tgtgctctgtctgtctgtgtctctacAGGGCCAGCTTGCCAATGATGACTCCGATGACAAAGAAGAGCACGCAGAACGCCAGGACGCGGGTGCTTAGGCCTTCGTCCCTCATGGCCGAGGTCGCCATGGAAGAAGAGTGAGGGGCAGCCACTGAGGTCACCTTCCTCTTCCGCAGACCGTCGTCCTCCTggcacaaagacagaggagttAGAGACACAGCCAAAAAAAACAGTTGACCAGCAGCTACTGTCCCTGCAAAGGCTGGCTGGTGGAGGAGACTTCCTGCCAAATGCAACAACTTTTCATTCAATCATTTAAAAGCTGCTGTAAGAGCTGGACCTGCCCCTGAAGAGCGAACATTATTCCTGCTGCTGAACCTGCTCAAGGTCCCAATGTAATATCCAAAAAATATAAGacagatttagatttttcatattttgaaaAGTGGCATAACGTCAGCTTCTTTTTGAATATCCCCTTCAGATAATGACCGGGATGATTTTGGAGAAACATGAGACAGCTGTTCAGCTTTCTGGTCCGGTCTCACACGGTGCAgcactaaaaaacaaaactctcatAACTATTTTTGCCTTCCTGTGTCTGCTGACGGAAGTGTTGAAGTAGAAAAGACGAGgctgaaagaaaatgcagaCAGATTGTCTCTTCTTGCGCGTCTCACCctgatctgtttgttttcttcccgTAGCCTCTGCACCTCCATCTGCAGCCGCTTGCACTCCTCCATGATCTTCTTCACCTCCCCGTCATCCAGCGAGGCGCTGGCCGACTTGGGCAGCGTGGAGTGCTCGGTCTtaacagaggaggcagaggaagacacAGTTTTGTTGCTTTCACTCTCATGctgtggagagagagtgagggtgTGGGAGAACGGCGGGgcgagagcagagggagaggaaggaaggggaTGAAGAGACGTGCAGAGACATGTAAGGGGGTGAGATGAAAGTATGAAcaaatcataaataaataaataagcatgTAATGGGTGACAGTGGTGCGTTGCTGATGGATTGGAGACTGAGAAAatagtgaggaaaaaaagaaaaactgaggaAACGTACAATGTGGATGtttaaatgttgattttattctCTAAGATGGCCGTTAAAGGTGCACATGTATTTAAATCTGAAATACATGATGCAACATTTCAAACTTTGTAGCTCTGAtgaggtgcgtgtgtgtgaaaatgtgacttctGTGCATCTACATCTGACACTGAATGACTGAACGCTTATGTTCTTTAACAGAAGAGTGAGACttacagttttgtcattttctagAGGCATCTCAAATGCACATCTCAACTTTGAATCCATCAGCTCTTCAGGCTTTGCCTCCTTCCACTGTGGACGAGAACATCGAGAGCAACAGAAAAGACGGTCAGGAAGAAAATAGAGCGAGAGTTCAGACAGGGATTCTTCAGCATCGGCTCATTGGCGGGGTTGTGTCTTTCATTAATTATAAGCCATTAATTCAGAGGAAACCAGATCGAAAAATGATCTTCTAAAGAACGTTTTCAGGATTTTGGGCTTGTATTAGAAATGTATGGCTTTCTCCTGATGCTTCAGAATAGTTTCTGCACACTGACAGTTGCGGATGGAAACTGCAATATTCAAGAATTCAGCTGGAGGTAGTGCAGGTTTTTTAAACATACAGATGCCACCATTAGCATGGCTCATAAGAACATCCTGAAATCCTAAATCATACTTCGTGCTCTGGTACTCACAACTCCTTCCATGTCAGTCATGTCATACGGAGCCAGCATGGACTGCACCATGAATTTGTGTTTACTCTTTTCATTGGGGTCGTAGTCAAAAGGCTGTAGCATAACTGTGGACAAAAACAATGAGAGAATGGAAAGGCAGCACATTAGGGaatgactgacttcctgtattGCCTCATACCAACTATTACACAACcagcaaatgaaaagacatCAGTCAGGTTTATGATTTGGGTTACACTGTGACCCGCTCGCTCCTCATGAACTGCCTATTTGTCCTGAAATTGTAATTTTTATGCCTGGATGACCACTTACTCAGTCACTGAAGAGTAAAATGATTTGAGCTGTAATGAATGTTCGAAATTCAGCTGATCTGTTTGATGATAGCTATGAAACCGACACAAACGTGGGACCATTTTAATTCAAACATCAATATATCAGAACAGGTTAAGTAGTAATTGAATCTGTCTttttgagcttcaggtgattttGCCCCACGCCACCTTTCTGAGAtgtgaaggaaaacattttgcaaCCTTGCAGTGAGGCAGCTGGGCAATGtgggaaaaatgaaaactacAATACCCACAAGACAGTATTTTAGTTTCAATACAAGTACCAATTCTGTGTCACGATAGGTGGGACTATTTCTTTGATTGAATGACATTCGTTCCATTTAACAACCTAACCACAAATCCATTGTTCCcaattattcttttattctcCAATGATTTAGAACTGCATGGCATCGTGTGAGtattttgtcatcttttcatACAGATTATAGTTACTGAGCACCTGCAAAGATTTGACAATATTTTTAACCTCAAGCTGTTGTATCAGTACACTGACTGGCGCAAGAGGCTACAAGATTTATGTTGGTGCTGGAACGCAATATATGCTGTCTGGAAATTCAGCAGTTATTGTTCTATTGCTGGAGATATTACAATTTAATCATATGAGACTAGATTTCGTCTAGTTTCATTTGATTATCCTGATATAACTTCAGCACTGTCTTCTCAGAATAGCCTGCATTAAAGTCAAATGTTACAATTTCCTGAACTTATTTTAGTGCTGCTGTTCGGTGAAATTATCAATAGCCTGCTCCATCTGCTCGGCCATTTGATCCATAATTGTAGTGATTTTTCTTCAGGCACCAAATACCTCGCCCTAATTTAGACATGTTGTCTGAAAGCCACTACAGATCATCACACTATTATGGTCCaagtcaaaaacacaaatatcttATTGTATCAGCATCACCCAGCTCTCCAAACCAGATGTGAAAACCACACCGTTGGTCTGAAGTGTGGTTGGGCTTTTCACCCACGTTTACAGAGGATGCAAACATATTTACAAACCAGAAACATTGATGGAGGTTCCAGCGTCAATGATGCCACTGTTCGGGCGCACACAGTATCTGCGAGGCGCGGTTGTCTTGACtttgaaacacacatttctatcTGTGGGGTTGGTGAGCTTCAGAGTGGCAGTGACAACATCTGTAAACGGGcctgaggaggacacagagaaacagcacagtgactcaaggatgtatgtgtgtgtgtgtgtacaggtagATTCCTGGCTGGTCGTAGGCATACatgtattgtgtgtttgtggggatGGGCATGTGAGTAGTGTCTGTGAGGGACTCCACAAAGTCGGACATATACATCatacattaaacattaaaacagcacagtgagCAGTTAGGTGTGCAAGGGCTTACTTATATTATTCATGCCCCGCCCTGAGCCAATCACTTGTATGTAGATACAGGTAGATCACCTTCACACTGGTCCTCGTGAGACCGTCTGCCCATGTGCAATGACTCCAGACTGGACTATTCAACCTCTTAAGACAGCTGAACCTTGGTTTTAGAAATGTGTGTTGGGCAAACAACCTCACTTACAGTGACTGAGTGGGCGTTTGCATCTCCTCCTGAGTTATCTTTGCTTTCAAAGCTCTGCATTAATCAATCAGTGAAAAACCTACTTCTGACTGATTCCCTCACTTGACCCATTTCTGCAGCAATATCATACCGAATGTCGATCATCTCAGAACATGGCCATTATCCGTGCCACACCAGCTCAGTCTGCATTTTCACAATCACTCTGCCTGGATATAGAAAAGCTGGAAAGGAATTCACGTTGCACAGTGAGAGTAAAGCTCTCAATCAAAGCCTACTGGCTTATGATGTTGTGAAATAAGCAGAGTTTTAGGGCTAAGCAATGACACCCTGATCGAAGAAAATGCTAGAACAGTCACTTCTTGGCAGCTGGTTGTTAGTAACAACACTGAGAGGAAGATGATATGTCAAGTATTAGCAGTTCGACCACATCATGGTGTTGCACATGCTGGTAGAGGATAAATGACAAAGCACAGTGAGCAAACGAGTGAATTCACGTTCACTAGAGAAATGGGACGGCGGGCCTGCCCTGACGCTGCAATGACAGCTAACAGTTTGACTTGCTAGCTAGGTTAGCTGAATGCTACctagctagctggttagcatcGTCGCACACACTGTCGTTTCACCTGTCACCGTCACCGCTGCTGTACGCACAACGTAGACTACAGCTAGCGAGCTACATCCGTCTGTTTTAATAACAGCGACAACAAATAACGACACATGAGCAAACGTCAACTCGTTAATGCAGAAATGGATACGGTGGCTACCAATGACGGCTTCTAGGTTAGCTACCTAGCCCCCGGCCCTGCCCTCTCCTTCAGCATTACCTCTGAATTTCAGTTCGTGTTGTGGCTCTAGCACCAGGACTTGTTCTGGTCTGGCCATGTCCCAGGGCTTCTTCCTGTCGCGACGGTGAGGACAATAATATTTTACCGCAGGTAGCCCAGAGAGGTGTAGCAGCTGGCTCCCGAAGAAACAACCCGGTCGTCCACGGTTTTTCTacgggagagaaggaggaggtggaggatgatTACAAATGCACCACCACTCGGACTGACTGGTTGACTGACTGCCACCGACAGCTGCTGAAGGCTACCTTGCTAGTGCTAACTCTGCTAGCAGCGGAGGGAGAGACGGGAAGGAAGGGGTGACGTCATGCGAGGGGCGGGACTGGCGCGAGATGTCAGGTGGTTTCTTGAGAACTTCCACATCTTTGAAAGCTGAACTGCACATTCATGAATGTGGAGACTGTCACAAGTTACAGCAGTTAAAGAGTGAGGTGAGATACTACTTCATCAAGACCATGAACCTGGAATGTAGAAATGCTCTAGAAATGATGTCtcctagatagatagatagatagatagatagatagatagatagatagatactttattcacccccaagggaaattcacacccaagggaaattcacaaaaatgcagctcaaacacCCTCAGAAAAGTATGACGAGAACCCAAAAAGGTCACTAAGAGCAAGTAGTCAAAATTCAACACATCTAATCAACACAATCTAATTTAGTGGACTCAGCCTACAAAATATCCACTTTGTGGAAGTTCTTAATTGTCCCCCAGAGGACATGATCTCAAGAGCGTCAACTGCCCTGCTGTGGACAtaagaaaacataaaagaaCACTTTTTATTTCCTACATGTACGTACCTGTTTGcttatgtcagtgttttatgatTCAGGGTTTTCTAAGTTTGTACAAACAGCTTTAAGTGATCACATCCGATGCTTCCTTTAGCGTTTTAAAGAAGCAGTGTCGCCATCATCATGGCAGCAAATCAAAGTATTCAGAGATCAATCATATTTAGCCaatttgacatttaaacatTCACCAGGgttcaacacagacacactgtagcTGCATATTaggattcacacacacatcagtggaTTCCTGGACTAAATTTCTTTCAGGGGGACTTTCCTCAGAGCAGGGTCAGGGTCAGTTTCTGGTGAGTGCTCCAGTTGACTCTTTCTACCTcggtaaaaaacaaaatggtCCAAATGCATGAGCAATCAAACATTCCCTCCTCTGTAAATGTCAGAGGTGGACTAACAATCACAGGGTCTCATAGGAATCATGAAGGAACTTCATCAGAGGTCTACAAAGGTCCTGTTTTCAATTAGTTTCCACTGTTGGGAATTGAGGAGTGAGTTCACAGAAGTTATGATTCATTAAacctttcacatttctctgcgCAACATGGTTGTCGAGCACCATTTACAGGCATTCCTCACTGAAATCCAGAGAAAATCCCTGGTAGAACTTAAAACCATTTGtatattgtttttgtatatttttccCTTCAGCCCACAAGGTTTTCCTTTGTCAATCTCTTTGGCACGACTACATTAGAACTGCTCCTTTCATTTCACAGTGATCGCACGTCTTCATTCCTGACACCTCGGACAGAAGGAGGGTCAGTCATGCTGTCCATCAAAGTGCAGTCTATCTGCATCCGAATCGAGCGTTCCAACTGCAGTAAATCAGAGGCTAAAGCTTAGATGTATTTGTTAAATGCACAGACAAATGTCAAGCGTGATTAGTTAGCATGCTGTGCTGTTCCACCTCTTCCAGGTCACAGTTCGCGGTTATTTTCTTTTGAACTTCCTTCTTTAAATGGCTTCATTTCCATCGTAGCAGAAAAGATACTGCTGCCTTCTCTTGATCCCATTGCACTCTGCTTCTCATGGACAGTGGATGTCAGGTTGTGGCTTTTGGTGCATCTGaggtaaaataaaaaactacatttcctCAGTGTGGGAGAAAGGAAGTTTTATCTTATGTTTTCCCTAAGGCCTATTCATGTACACTTACAGCAACATTCACTTCACATCCACATCAGCTGAAACTTAACTGAGGCTGGCAGGCACACCAGAGTGAATTAGCTCCTGTAGATCTAGATCAACTGCCTCCCACTTGCATAGCCATTATTTCACAGCTCAAGAAGGATCAAATAGAACATCTTAGTGAGATAAATGTTCTATTTTCTAAATGCACAGTGCAAACATGTAGTTATAAAACACTTGAGCTTTTTTGATTAAATCTGAGATTAGAGACTTGCGTATATCTACTATACTAAAGTCTGAAACAGGCCTAAAAAGCACTTTGTTAACATGTATTGCAGTGGCTGAGCCATTAACTAGCAATTTTCCATATTGGGTACCATAATTCCCTTCAatacagccaaaacaaaacctgtTAGGAGTTATATTTTccagaaaaaccacatgaataTCCACATTTTTACCTTTCAGGATGACTGTGGAGCCAGCTGCAGGATAAAGGCACATCAGCTACACTTTCATGGGGACTTATTTAACTTTCAACGTGAATTTCGACACTGCTGAGCTTCAAAACCAGAGGGCATCCCATTAGAAACTTTACAATCTTCATGGTCGACCCAATAAACAGTAGACTGTGAACCTGAGGAGGAAATGACTGGTAAGCGAACAGGAAACTCCACTTCCTCCAGTGTGGATTTACAGCAACCCTTCCAACGGCTGAAAATTTAGGGATAAGATTGCAAAAACACGTCTTATGAGAGAGAgactgttgtctgtgtgtgtttgtgtaatgacCAACCTGTTGTTGtctgcaccaaaaaaaaaaaaaaaacaacctttatTTCTTAGAGCTTCTGTTCAGAAAGTAGAGACCCATAATTTGATGTACATATTAAATGAAGAGTTGGGCACTGAAATGAGAGATGCTGATGGTGTCGAGGCGTCTCTGCTGAGGACCCCTCCCACCTCATCGGAAAATAAAGtactttcttttttgtcttttttttttggcctttctTAGCAAAAGAATGAGATTTGTGTAGAAACAAGcatgttttgcatttgtcatCTCCCCTTTAACCCTTCAAAACGTCCTTCGCGGATGTCAAcggaagaaaacaaaagaaacctgAACACAACTTCAGTTGAAAGGATTTAAGTTATAGCAATACGCACACTATCAAGTGTACAATTTGTCAAGGTTCATTTGATTtctaataaaatattttttttaaaacccatatacatttcatatatttatCTTTTTGGGGTATATGGATCCAAAAATAGACATTTAAATCATAAAGAGAGAATGGGAGGATAGGGAAGAGAAATAAAACTGCGAAAGCTACGAATGGTTGTCCTCTGTCCctgaggggagggagagagaaaaagagaagacagagagagagaaataaagagagagagagagagagagagagagagagagagagaaggaagtggCGGGGGAGGCAGGGAGTTCGGAGGGGATTGGCCAAGCTATACAGCGCAGTATGACACCCACTTTAGCTCATTACACACGTACAGTCGTGATCAAGGCACAGGGATCTTctaaaagttattttttttcaataaagttgtacaaaataatacattttacagtctgtacaagAATAATAGTTCAGCAGTAAAGTAAAGACATACAAAGGGAGCAAGAGGTCGGGggggaaggagaagagaagaggaaagatggAGCAATGACAAAGGGAGGAATGGCAGGGAGGTGCGAGCAGGCTGTTTGAccacaagttaaaaaaaaaaaaagattagtgtcctgtttgttgttgttgtcgtcttcttttttttttatattccaggattattatattttattttctctttcaacAAAAGAGCACTGCTGGAGGGTAAAAGTGCagatgggaggagggggagtgaaGGCGAAAGtctgagagagatggaggggagaaATGCAGAGATGGGGAGTGAAAAGgtcagaggaggggggagggatgggggatgacagagacagaaagagtaaAGATAAGAGAGCGCACAGGGCACAATGGCACAAAAGtctacacagacaaaaacagctgtGGAGACAGTAAAACAGGGTCAATCATGACAAGATGAGAGTTCTCTTTAACTTATATGGTACTGTACTGTAGAAGGATGCTTTTCGCCCTCCGTTAGTTAAGTTCCACAAAagttggccttttttttttttgtttctttttgttttaaactcaaTATATCCTCCTCACATTTTGCTCCACAACCCACAAGGCAAAGTCAGGCGGCAAAACAGTTCTGTGGAGAAGTCGAGGGACTATCGTCGCCGTCCCCGTCAAACGTGTCTTAACTCCATCAGAGATGTTCACATCGGAGTCGGctctgtcctgtttgtgtgaatcCCCGTCCCCCTGCGGCCCCCTCCCCCGCGGCCCCACCGTCCACAACGCGCCCCCGGTGCGCTCAGTCTGTGGTGACGCTGCTCCTCGGGGCTCGGCCGCACAGGTCAGTCACTCCGTCCGTTTAATCTCTGCGCGCTGAGCCGACAGCTCAAGGAGCCCGATCCACCCAGGTTGTGCGGTCCAGTAAAAAGCAGGTGTGATACGTTTCTGTGTGCAAGCAGATCCTGTGGTTGAATTCATGGATGCGTGTAAGTGATAGGAAGGATTGGTGTACACAGTTTGAGTCAAGTCCTGAGCAcagtgcttgtgtttttttgttagaTACAGTGTTCAGCTGATCCGTTGTGACGTGTTTAGTCTCTATTTGCAGTAACTCAACAGTTCTCTCTTTCCAAGTTGCACTGACGTAGTAGCTCTCTCAGTTTTCATCCTGAATTCAGCAAACCAGCCTCACTGCAGGAAATACCGTCCAGACTGGGCCCCTCGGGGGTTCCGAGAAAGGTGAAGGCAATGTGTGTGGGGACGATATATGATGTCAAGAGGTGAGGAGCTGGATTATGGCTGAAGGTGGAGATCAGAGTCCGTTCATGTGTTATCCCCTCAAGCCCTTCCATCAAAATAGCTCTGTCTACTGCAGGTAGGGAGTTTGCATCAGGGGAAGTTTTGTTTTCAGGGTGTGTTTactcaaagtgtgtgtgtgtgtgtgtgtgtgtgtgtgtgtgtgtgtgtgtgtgtgtgtgtgtgtgtgtgtgttttggcccCTGTTCCTTCACAAGAGCTCATACACTTCTGTGGAAGAGGGGAGTTCAGAGACTCATGGTTTCAGAGTTTTTCATTGTccgatgtgtttttgtgttttcgtcCGAACACCTTTCCTCTCCCATCACAACAGCTCGTACTGCCGCAGGTGCATCCGCTGGATGATGTCTCGACAGTCGTTGAAGACCCGGCGGATGTTTTCCGTGTCCACAGCGCAGGTGAAGTGGGGGTAACAGTAGTGCCTCCCGTCCCCGCTTGCTGTGCTGATCCTCTGTAGATGGACAAAGGAAAAGGTTACAaactctttcactctctgtgtgtatacattcacactgaagacggtttttaaaaacatgtcacaaATATACAACTTCATTTCACAAAGGCTAAATATTTTCCTgtaacagctgggcactgtagcTTTTATCAAACATTAAACGGGAGTTAACAGTTGATTTGTGGACTATTTTCAtctgcggattaatacacacagtaagtatttacagcagcaggtcagtgaaTATGGGATCAGGATAAAATAAACTATTATATtgttaacaaaaacaacaacacagactaTTGTAAACGTTGCATAATACAAAGCACAAAACATACCTATGTTTATACACTTACCAAGAATTCATCTCTTATGAAGTACTTTGCCCTTGTGACACGTGGATCTTCTCCAGGCTCAGGTGTCgctggaagaggagagaggctcATCACACCAAATCTCTTCAAACATGACTGGATCACATGACAACCTGGATGGATACCGGCTTTTCTTTGGTATCTATTAGTAAGCAGGTATGCATTATGATGAGAGTAATTATGTAACCTTCCACATCATTGTGAGGTGAACTTCACAGGTGTGTATCAAAGATGACCTCTTGTGGTCACTCCAGTGTCGTTAATGTAGTTTTTGGATGAACAGCAAGTcaaaagtttgtgcaagtattTACGCAGCTGTTTTAAAGACGAGCTTCAGAGGGGAGAAACATGGTTTGAAACTAAAAGCAGAAATATCCCCGCATGTGTTGGTGTGTCCCTGTGAAAGCACAGGGATGATTCTGCATGCTCAGGGAACTTTTACAGAGACAGGCAAGGGATTTTAGAAAACTGGGACAGATTTGGCACAGGTGGTGAGGAAAACTGGGACATCTTGGTATTTTTCAGAGAACACTTTCCAGCTGGGACTGTTTGAGGCAGTTTGGGGCGTCTGGTCCCCCTACTTTACAAACAATGATTAGattatttcccaaaataaagGAGCAGCATCTAAAGGAGACACAAGTCGACAAAGGCCAGCTGTATTTGCACAGCTACTAATATGGACAGT
This region of Chaetodon auriga isolate fChaAug3 chromosome 10, fChaAug3.hap1, whole genome shotgun sequence genomic DNA includes:
- the LOC143327169 gene encoding vesicle-associated membrane protein-associated protein B/C-like isoform X1 gives rise to the protein MARPEQVLVLEPQHELKFRGPFTDVVTATLKLTNPTDRNVCFKVKTTAPRRYCVRPNSGIIDAGTSINVSVMLQPFDYDPNEKSKHKFMVQSMLAPYDMTDMEGVWKEAKPEELMDSKLRCAFEMPLENDKTHESESNKTVSSSASSVKTEHSTLPKSASASLDDGEVKKIMEECKRLQMEVQRLREENKQIREDDGLRKRKVTSVAAPHSSSMATSAMRDEGLSTRVLAFCVLFFVIGVIIGKLAL
- the LOC143327169 gene encoding vesicle-associated membrane protein-associated protein B-like isoform X2, whose translation is MARPEQVLVLEPQHELKFRGPFTDVVTATLKLTNPTDRNVCFKVKTTAPRRYCVRPNSGIIDAGTSINVSVMLQPFDYDPNEKSKHKFMVQSMLAPYDMTDMEGVWKEAKPEELMDSKLRCAFEMPLENDKTTEHSTLPKSASASLDDGEVKKIMEECKRLQMEVQRLREENKQIREDDGLRKRKVTSVAAPHSSSMATSAMRDEGLSTRVLAFCVLFFVIGVIIGKLAL